One genomic window of Mycosarcoma maydis chromosome 20, whole genome shotgun sequence includes the following:
- a CDS encoding uncharacterized protein (related to atp-dependent clp protease, atp-binding subunit), which produces MLLTITSKYGSATSRLRASATRLAALARCTRTTPLCTASHRTKLVSTTSVAISRDVASRASSRPDVAIAARALSYHQIRQSSTNTSDTIHTQGSFHSSSSAHKTLLSDIPSISPRSLVKYLDSYVVGQTRAKKVLAVGVWNHYLRVASNQRMKHEAEARLEAQQQQQQQQQQQQQLSEEETETQLQRNCTIPDHGVSEAASRSLRLGKYKARSEEAAGPISNPTAMQEKDEAMASLQDSWRSQHQIEQERNAERARDPHGEATRSLMFGRSEREWLVNAGGPSAIIEDDSKVAIQNGSGYAGRIAPKFGDDLKPPEKPEKPEKPMKRVSAQTPAEEASWKLEQRKWSSTTAAQENALAEAASRMHNAVLSDYTRDFHQKDHVVEGTSRIGVFGADEPLYFSSNTMRGSQHAGVRGPGSQSQMSRTDETENKWESSQERAAYAAGIAQERTKRALRLARERLSTSRNSDHPSERASTVDVCHVSDCTPRTHDAGKETASTSNPGIAFLSTQPGSLPFFEKSNILLLGPSGSGKTLLLRTLAQALDVPFVHVDATPLTMAGYVGEDVESIIQRLLVEAGWDVDRAQRGIVCIDEIDKLRKTGLGGGGGGAGGAGGGGGKDVGGEGVQQALLRILEGTTIQIANKAGANAGASAAGTATAASKVPKSYPRQAATGDVNGVETAGGLGPWYNHRRAQADSADAKWNSNSLSSSQTQAASLSVDTSSILFVLSGAFVGIDHVIRNRLDRLSGDPTTLNVSSEDQNEKPHAATLSQCDLLSRLEPSDLEQYGMIPEFIGRVPVSVVLNPLSHQDLIRVMTEPRNSLVDQYTSLFKLNGIELHISRGAIEEVVHRAMGTCSAANSKALVRNSADRGGGGGGARSLRRIMEDVLLDAFYESYGSSSVKYILVDRQSVRDTSEVKLFSRGQKLDFEARVKTEAQDWCTRQQQQKQTRHQGANPAKAIRKDGGALGDMDAARTAMARHKARALIRSRLRRTNRLVDPVIYV; this is translated from the coding sequence atgctgctgacgaTCACAAGCAAGTATGGCAGCGCTACATCTCGCCTGCGCGCATCCGCAACGAGACTTGCAGCATTAGCAAGATGCACAAGGACTACACCACTTTGCACAGCGTCGCACCGGACAAAGCTCGTATCGACAACCTCTGTTGCGATATCGAGAGATGTTGCTTCACGTGCTTCCAGTCGACCAGATGTAGCCATCGCAGCAAGAGCGCTATCGTACCACCAAATCCGCCAATCTTCCACGAATACTAGCGATACCATCCACACTCAAGGCTCTTTCcactcctcctcgtccgctCACAAGACACTGCTCTCGGACATCCCATCCATCAGCCCGCGGTCACTGGTCAAATACCTCGACTCGTACGTGGTAGGTCAGACGAGGGCGAAGAAGGTGCTCGCCGTAGGCGTGTGGAATCACTACCTTCGCGTCGCGAGCAATCAGCGGatgaagcacgaagctgAAGCGAGACTtgaggcgcagcagcagcagcagcagcaacagcaacagcaacagcagctctcGGAAGAGGAAACTGAAACCCAACTCCAACGTAACTGTACAATACCGGATCATGGTGTTTCAGAGGCTGCCTCACGATCGCTGAGGTTAGGAAAGTACAAGGCACGCTCCGAGGAAGCAGCGGGTCCGATATCGAACCCAACCGCAATGCAAGAAAAAGACGAAGCGATGGCATCGCTCCAAGATAGTTGGCGTTCACAGCATCAGATCGAACAAGAACGAAACGCGGAGCGAGCGCGCGATCCGCACGGCGAAGCAACGCGGAGTCTCATGTTTGGTcgcagcgagcgcgagtGGCTCGTCAACGCGGGCGGTCCATCGGCGATTATAGAAGACGACTCCAAGGTAGCCATACAGAACGGCAGTGGATATGCAGGTCGTATCGCGCCCAAGTTCGGTGATGATCTCAAGCCACCCGAGAAGCCCGAGAAGCCCGAGAAGCCGATGAAAAGGGTTTCGGCCCAGACCCCAGCTGAAGAAGCGAGTTGGAAGTTGGAACAGCGCAAATGGTCATCGACAACGGCAGCACAAGAAAATGCACTGGCCGAAGCGGCGTCGAGGATGCACAATGCTGTGCTGTCTGATTATACTCGGGACTTTCATCAAAAAGATCATGTGGTCGAGGGGACATCAAGGATCGGCGTGTTCGGGGCCGACGAGCCTCTATACTTCTCGTCAAACACGATGCGCGGCTCCCAGCATGCCGGTGTGCGTGGACCTGGTTCGCAAAGTCAAATGTCGAGAACTGATGAAACAGAGAACAAGTGGGAGTCATCACAGGAGAGAGCAGCGTATGCCGCTGGGATAGCGCAAGAACGTACCAAACGGGCATTGCGGCTTGCCAGAGAGCGACtttcgacgagcaggaacAGCGACCATCCCAGCGAACGCGCCTCGACGGTGGATGTGTGCCATGTTTCGGATTGCACACCTCGGACCCATGACGCAGGCAAGGAGACTGCCTCGACTTCAAATCCCGGAATCGCGTTCCTCTCAACACAACCAGGTTCGCTTCCGTTTTTCGAAAAGTCCaacatcctcctcctcggaCCGTCGGGCTCAGGCAAGACGCTGTTGCTCCGAACGCTGGCACAGGCGCTCGATGTGCCGTTTGTGCATGTCGACGCTACGCCGCTCACCATGGCGGGGTATGTGGGAGAAGATGTGGAgtcgatcatccagcgATTGTTGGTGGAAGCAGGCTGGGATGTAGATCGCGCACAGCGCGGAATCGTgtgcatcgacgagatcgacaagctgcgcaaAACCGGGCTGGGAGGTGGAGGCGGGGGAGCGGGAGGGGcgggaggaggaggaggaaagGACGTGGGTGGAGAAGGCGTACAACAGGCGTTGTTAAGGATACTGGAAGGAACGACGATTCAGATTGCGAACAAAGCGGGTGCGAATGCGGGTGCAAGTGCGGCTGGGACGGCGACAGCGGCGAGCAAGGTACCAAAGAGCTACCCACGGCAAGCAGCGACAGGAGATGTAAACGGTGTCGAGACAGCCGGAGGTCTCGGACCGTGGTACAatcatcgtcgagcgcaaGCGGACTCAGCGGATGCCAAATGGAATTCCAACAGCCTGTCGTCGTCACAAACCCAAGctgcgagcttgagcgtcgaTACAAGTTCAATCCTCTTCGTTCTCTCAGGAGCATTTGTGGGGATTGATCATGTTATCCGAAatcgtctcgatcggctATCTGGCGATCCGACTACTCTGAACGTCTCGAGTGAGGATCAGAATGAGAAGCCGCATGCTGCGACGTTATCGCAGTGCGACCTActctcacgactcgagccGAGCGATTTGGAGCAGTACGGAATGATCCCGGAATTCATCGGTCGCGTACCCGTGTCGGTGGTGCTCAACCCGCTTTCGCACCAAGACCTGATCCGGGTCATGACTGAACCGCGCAACAGCCTGGTTGATCAATATACGTCGTTGTTCAAACTCAACGGTATCGAACTGCACATCTCGCGCGGTGCGATCGAAGAAGTGGTCCATCGTGCAATGGGCACTTGCTCGGCTGCCAACAGCAAGGCGCTGGTCAGAAATTCAGCCGATcgcggtggcggtggcggtggtgcaAGAAGTTTAAGACGTATCATGGAGGATGTCCTGCTAGATGCGTTTTACGAGAGCTACGGCAGTTCCAGCGTCAAGTACATTTTGGTCGACAGGCAGAGTGTTCGCGACACCAGCGAGGTCAAGCTGTTCAGTAGAGGCCAAAAGCTCGATTTCGAAGCTAGAGTCAAAACCGAGGCGCAAGACTGGTGCACgcgtcagcagcaacagaaACAGACTCGTCACCAAGGTGCAAATCCCGCCAAAGCGATCAGGAAAGACGGCGGGGCTTTGGGCGACATGGATGCAGCCAGGACAGCTATGGCGAGACACAAAGCGAGAGCATTGATCAGAAGCAGGTTGAGGAGGACAAATAGGTTGGTGGATCCGGTCATCTACGTCTGA
- a CDS encoding uncharacterized protein (related to serine/threonine-specific protein kinase KIN1): protein MHPRQPSGPGSTDAMEIYDHLHTPKHEIDVADAFAAAMPSAIDPNQPSLRSVPEDAQLDTQQLSSLNASPLASSLQPSSQVAQQESPTSRRSDKLATSSYGLVQPGGRPDLASRRSSDVLKSLPGLPLALTNAEQTFLPATLNGGTSSAIPHPSAAIGSLVDHRAPPADTLPPQHIPRPLPGSATPSASASPSAMQTPPKKTPYDAIAAGVQTLAMPNSISVGPLSPPESDPHRSMMDSNRKSIDDIRRNHAARAAQRQSNNSSPIETRPGNGLVPDSAYTPTRAHAQYQSEFASSPDPTQRQRRAMASEPPRPASVLDTRAAQMQAVQRRQHDSRLGQGSSDTFDATDTLGSSRDTQLDRASQQHLQLRAAREQELERERLQHQQLQEQQREKEQQRQREKLKEREREKEREREREKERGERDRDRDRERRSRRLLGDYALGKTLGAGSMGKVKLGVKMGNGEKVAIKIIPRHTSMAAAQSPRAAVDENGKPQPPPPPPTASFLAKAAAKDQSKEIRTIREGSLQILLHHPYVCGMREMIIHTNHYYMVFEYVNGGQMLDYIISHGRLRERSARKFARQIGSALEYCHRNSIVHRDLKIENILISKTGNIKIIDFGLSNLFSPHSHLSTFCGSLYFAAPELLNAKVYTGPEVDVWSFGIVLYVLVCGKVPFDDQSMPALHAKIKRGQVEYPAWLSGECKHLLSRMLVTNPANRATLAEVLAHPWMVKGYEGVPDPHLPDRTPLRPHNIDQEVIKGMTGFEFGSPEAITAKLIEVLNSEAYQTSLYHWELKNLPASLTGLSTVSNSGSSIDSPGLNRPSTRGSFTATSGSDTVKSKAGSRRFSGIDFYKKKLTTNPLAAAFGSKDDSAVGSANGSSNGLGSGTGLLPFGKEPLDPTRGFHPLISIYFLVKEKMERERLYGHSFFASSNLSLNGPPVPSTGAVAGAGTGARAAAAGAMPTAADIPQEALRVPEVPHVSHRAYDPSRQQEAALASPAPPRPAAAMIPVPASPTPVFESREKSRPSGLMAGPPRARANADEMEAALREKCLPSPKDAGFAPGIGGMAPVPAASTPGMRQSFSVVPPGPEVAIGHNHRHSMMAPDISMAITNNHKRSVSLTARRPPGAAAAGRTPVGAMVEPSTPDAFSMDTRRMSTMSPARLPARASYIATPSKSEAGSAEPSSSPAATAHNTSSTLGYGATLARRFSSFMGRSPSQPLDTEARERKKQSRMSMPLGGLPQQQQQQHQQRRGSAHMPLSEVDEADTGTDVDAYDYDEVEEHLVTHDEDMPLGSGTTVRRSGTMGDMPASHANTRVSEASMGALSVGRAAGLSMSPKSTAAAKSGRRPSTGISPSTSMPLNVLDAGGAARQKEDALQQVSPSNARTGWMGPSTPGQAEVLPALVTRRRFGGGSNATGGQQNGSSASEGGSKPIFLKGLFSVQTTSTKPRTVIHASLVKVLDRIGIQYRELRGGYECVHLPSLDFSGSDSLGRGNARIPLETMAAAAAADAEASERSPTSEENNRQPKRKPSRLSFVSGRSKDKDRANRKEGSVAESIGALTGAGGTVRSRTPSLTSNAAFANADSTTLPPLPPKTPSKPSLLIRSPRQRADSMGAASMLGPSGSRDSNLMLDTTVAAGSGGDACALSPASAAGTVTARTMNAAQATELAVRFEIFVVKVPLLLGVNGLQFRRVGGNPWQYQMLAKRILQELKL, encoded by the coding sequence ATGCATCCCCGACAACCCAGTGGTCCTGGCTCTACAGACGCCATGGAGATCTACGACCATCTCCACACTCCAAAGCATGAGATCGACGTGGCAGAcgcctttgctgctgccatgcCCTCCGCCATCGATCCAAATCAACCATCACTCAGAAGCGTTCCTGAAGACGCCCAACTCGACACCCAGCAGCTTTCCTCTCTCAATGCTTCTCCCCTTGCCAGCTCCTTGCAGCCTTCATCCCAAGTTGCGCAACAAGAGAGTCCAACTTCACGGCGTTCCGACAAGCTCGCTACATCTTCTTACGGTCTTGTCCAGCCAGGCGGGCGTCCTGACCTTGCATCTCGCCGCTCGTCGGATGTCCTCAAGTCGCTTCCAGGTCTACCTCTCGCCCTAACCAACGCAGAGCAGACCTTCCTTCCAGCAACTCTCAACGGCGGCACCTCTTCCGCTATCCCCCACCCCTCTGCAGCCATCGGTAGCCTAGTGGACCATCGTgcaccaccagcagacACTCTGCCACCACAGCATATTCCACGTCCCCTGCCAGGCTCAGCTACACCCTCCGCCTCTGCGTCGCCCTCCGCCATGCAAACACCGCCCAAGAAGACACCCTACGATGCTATTGCTGCTGGCGTTCAAACCCTGGCCATGCCCAACTCCATCTCCGTTGGCCCTCTCTCCCCACCAGAGTCGGATCCACACCGCTCCATGATGGACAGCAATCGCAAAAGTATCGACGACATACGCCGCAACCACGCAGCCAGAGCTGCTCAGCGTCAGTCCAACAACTCTTCCCCCATCGAAACACGTCCCGGCAACGGCCTTGTCCCTGACTCTGCTTACACGCCTACACGTGCACATGCACAATACCAGAGTGAATTCGCATCCTCTCCCGATCCAACGCAGCGACAGCGCAGAGCCATGGCATCCGAGCCTCCTCGTCCCGCTAGCGTATTGGATACTCGTGCTGCGCAGATGCAAGCTGTCCAGCGTCGTCAGCACGACTCCCGCCTCGGTCAAGGTAGCAGCGACACATTTGATGCCACCGACACCTTGGGCTCGTCTCGCGATACtcagctcgatcgcgccTCGCAGCAACATCTACAActtcgagctgcgcgagagcaagagcttgagcgagagcgcctgcagcatcagcagcttcaagagcagcaacgtgaaaaggagcagcagcgtcagcgtgAAAAACTCAAGGAGAGGGAACGCGAAAAGGAACGGGAGCGCGAAAGGGAAAAGGAGCGGGGCGAACGTGACCGTGACCGCGACCGCGAACGCCGAAGTCGTCGACTTCTCGGAGATTATGCGCTCGGTAAGACGCTGGGCGCTGGAAGTATGGGCAAGGTCAAACTTGGCGTCAAGATGGGCAACGGCGAAAAGGTCGCCATCAAAATCATTCCCCGTCACACTTccatggctgctgctcaatccccgcgagctgctgttgacgAGAACGGCAAGCCTcagccaccaccaccgcccCCCACCGCGTCGTTCCTCGCCAAAGCGGCCGCCAAGGACCAGTCCAAAGAGATTCGTACCATTCGAGAAGGTTCGCTTCAGATCTTGCTCCATCACCCCTACGTTTGCGGCATGCGCGAAATGATCATCCACACCAACCACTACTACATGGTCTTTGAGTATGTCAATGGTGGTCAGATGCTCGACTACATCATCAGCCACGGCCGACTCCGGGAACGAAGCGCACGCAAATTCGCACGCCAGATCGGCAGTGCGCTCGAGTATTGTCATCgcaacagcatcgtccACCGCGATCTCAAGATTGAAAACATTCTCATCTCCAAGACGGGAAACATCAAAATTATCGATTTCGGTTTGAGCAACCTCTTTTCGCCTCACTCGCACCTCTCCACCTTCTGCGGCTCGCTCTACTTTGCTGCGCCCGAGCTTCTCAACGCAAAGGTGTACACCGGCCCAGAAGTGGACGTCTGGTCCTTTGGTATCGTCCTCTATGTTCTTGTCTGCGGCAAAGTGCCCTTTGACGATCAGAGCATGCCTGCTCTCCACGCCAAGATTAAGCGCGGTCAGGTCGAATACCCTGCCTGGCTCAGCGGCGAGTGCAAGCATCTTCTGTCGCGCATGCTGGTCACCAACCCTGCCAATCGAGCCACCCTCGCTGAAGTACTTGCACATCCTTGGATGGTCAAGGGCTACGAAGGCGTTCCAGATCCGCACTTGCCAGACCGCACGCCGCTCCGTCCGCACAACATTGATCAGGAAGTCATCAAGGGGATGACCGGCTTCGAGTTCGGCTCTCCCGAGGCCATTAcagccaagctcatcgAGGTGCTCAACAGCGAAGCGTACCAGACCTCATTGTACCACTGGGAGCTCAAGAACCTGCCCGCCAGCCTCACCGGTCTCAGCACGGTCAGCAACAGTGGTTCGTCAATCGACTCGCCCGGCCTCAACAGGCCATCAACTCGCGGCAGCTTCACTGCAACCAGCGGCTCCGATACAGTCAAGTCCAAGGCAGgctcgagacgcttctCAGGTATTGATTTCTACAAGAAAAAGCTCACCACCAACCCGctagcagcagctttcGGCAGCAAGGACGACTCAGCTGTCGGTTCAGCGAACGGCAGCTCCAATGGACTCGGCTCAGGTACGGGTCTTTTGCCGTTTGGCAAAGAGCCATTGGATCCGACGCGTGGTTTCCATCCTCTCATCTCGATCTACTTCCTTGTCAAGGAAAAGATGGAACGTGAGCGCCTCTACGGTCACTCCTTCTTTGCCTCGTCCAACCTCTCGCTCAATGGCCCTCCTGTTCCCTCCACAGGAGCTGTCGCCGGCGCAGGTACAGGTGCAAgagccgctgctgccggaGCCATGCCCACAGCTGCCGACATTCCGCAAGAGGCACTCCGCGTGCCTGAGGTGCCGCATGTTTCTCACCGCGCCTACGATCCTTCTCGTCAGCAGGAAGCAGCGCTGGCTTCTCCTGCACCTCCTCGCCCGGCCGCTGCGATGATACCCGTGCCTGCATCGCCGACGCCCGTGTTTGAGTCTCGTGAGAAGTCGAGGCCCTCCGGACTTATGGCTGGGCCacctcgtgctcgtgcCAATGCagacgagatggaagcaGCCTTGCGCGAAAAGTGCCTTCCGTCGCCCAAGGACGCTGGTTTTGCACCCGGGATTGGTGGTATGGCACCGGTCCCAGCGGCCAGTACCCCGGGTATGCGACAGTCATTCTCCGTCGTCCCGCCTGGTCCCGAGGTGGCTATCGGTCACAATCACCGTCATTCGATGATGGCACCGGATATTTCCATGGCCATCACCAACAACCACAAGAGAAGCGTCAGTTTGACAGCGCGTCGGCCCCCTGGTGCCGCCGCAGCCGGTCGTACACCGGTCGGTGCAATGGTCGAGCCTAGCACGCCCGACGCATTCAGCATGGATACCCGAAGAATGTCGACCATGTCTCCTGCTCGCTTGCCTGCACGAGCTTCATACATCGCCACACCTTCGAAGTCTGAGGCTGGCAGTGCAGAGCCGTCCTCATCGCCAGCTGCTACCGCCCACAACACCAGCTCAACACTGGGTTACGGAGCAACTTTGGCGCGTCGCTTCAGCTCGTTCATGGGCCGATCGCCATCGCAGCCTTTAGATACTGAGGCCAGGGAGCGAAAGAAGCAAAGCAGGATGAGCATGCCTCTGGGGGGCttgccgcagcagcagcagcagcagcatcagcagcggAGAGGCAGTGCGCACATGCCGCtgagcgaggtggacgaAGCTGACACTGGTACCGACGTGGATGCGTACGACTACGACGAAGTGGAGGAGCACCTTGTCACTCACGACGAGGATATGCCACTGGGCAGCGGAACCACGGTGCGTCGTTCTGGCACTATGGGCGACATGCCCGCCTCGCATGCCAATACGCGCGTCAGTGAAGCGTCGATGGGCGCTCTTTCAGTGGGTCGTGCGGCTGGCCTGTCCATGTCTCCCAAgtcgacagctgcagccaaaTCCGGGAGACGGCCCAGCACTGGCATATCGCCATCGACCAGCATGCCGCTCAACGTGCTTGACGCGGGTGGTGCTGCTAGACAGAAAGAAGACGCTTTGCAGCAGGTGAGCCCAAGCAATGCAAGAACGGGATGGATGGGGCCTTCGACGCCCGGACAGGCCGAAGTGCTTCCTGCTCTCGTAACACGCCGCCGGTTCGGAGGTGGTTCGAATGCTACCGGAGGGCAGCAGAACGGCTCTTCGGCATCCGAGGGTGGTTCCAAGCCCATTTTTCTCAAGGGCCTGTTCAGTGTTCAGACGACTTCGACCAAACCTCGTACGGTGATTCATGCGTCTCTGGTCAAGGTGTTGGACCGCATCGGCATTCAGTACCGCGAGCTTCGTGGTGGATACGAGTGCGTGCATCTTCCCAGCCTCGACTTTTCAGGGTCCGACTCTCTGGGCAGAGGTAATGCGCGAATTCcgctcgagacgatggctgcagctgcagctgcagatgcCGAAGCATCGGAACGCTCGCCCACCTCAGAAGAGAACAACCGTCAACCCAAACGCAAACCAAGCCGACTCTCGTTCGTATCAGGCAGAAGCAAGGACAAGGATCGTGCCAACCGCAAAGAGGGCTCCGTGGCCGAGAGCATCGGAGCTTTGACAGGGGCTGGTGGTACAGTGCGCAGTCGCACGCCGTCGTTGACGAGCAATGCTGCTTTTGCCAACGCCGATTCGACCACTTTACCTCCACTGCCGCCCAAGACACCGTCCAAACCGTCGCTATTGATTAGGTCTCCGAGGCAGCGAGCCGATTCGATGGGAGCTGCTTCGATGCTTGGACCTTCGGGATCGCGCGATTCGAACTTGATGCTCGATACCACcgtcgctgctggctcAGGCGGTGATGCATGTGCGCTCTCACCTGCAAGTGCCGCCGGCACGGTGACTGCCAGGACGATGAATGCAGCTCAAGCGACCGAGCTAGCAGTACGCTTCGAGATCTTTGTGGTCAAAGTCCCCTTGTTGCTTGGTGTCAACGGACTGCAATTCAGAAGGGTCGGCGGTAACCCTTGGCAGTACCAGATGCTGGCAAAGCGCATCTTGCAGGAGCTCAAGTTGTAA